Proteins encoded by one window of Amaranthus tricolor cultivar Red isolate AtriRed21 chromosome 4, ASM2621246v1, whole genome shotgun sequence:
- the LOC130809976 gene encoding transcription factor MYB58-like: protein MGKGRKPCCDKAGVKRGPWSQAEDFKLISFIQKHGHNNWRALPKLAGLARCGKSCRLRWVNYLRPDLKRGNFTLQEEEAIIKLHQTLGNKWSKIASHFPGRTDNEIKNVWNTHLKKRLKVKKTNEKNAPSSSSSTCNDLASANTTSPNDAVLDGTNETIINDTIEYSSSSSSSYNSLSDHLMMTNMNPSIIENIDDRNKDEMSTYPTKNIENSLDELIEIPFEPNLDLWDLLHGDNEVQFQNVDTQMSNNDKKDDNTSKEVGESWWWLVYLENELGLDHLSDGSTQLQSTNVTSKNDLFSYNSS, encoded by the exons ATGGGTAAAGGAAGAAAACCATGCTGTGACAAAGCAGGAGTAAAAAGAGGACCTTGGTCTCAAGCTGAGGACTTTAAGCTCATTTCTTTCATTCAGAAACATGGCCATAATAATTGGCGTGCTCTCCCTAAACTTGCag GATTAGCTCGATGTGGAAAAAGTTGTCGATTAAGATGGGTTAATTACCTTCGACCTGATCTTAAACGTGGTAATTTTACTCTTCAAGAAGAAGAAGCCATTATCAAGTTACATCAAACACTAGGAAACAA ATGGTCAAAAATAGCATCTCATTTTCCTGGGAGAACCGACAATGAAATAAAGAACGTGTGGAACACCCACCTAAAAAAACGTCTCAAAGTTAAGAAGACTAATGAAAAGAAtgcaccatcatcatcatcatcaacatgtAACGACTTAGCATCAGCAAATACAACTTCTCCAAATGATGCAGTCCTCGATGGAACGAATGAAACAATCATCAACGACACAATCGAGTATTCAAGCTCGTCTTCTTCCTCATACAACTCATTATCCGACCATTTGATGATGACCAATATGAACCCTAGCATAATCGAAAATATAGATGATCGTAACAAGGATGAAATGAGCACGTACCCTACGAAGAACATCGAAAATTCATTAGATGAGTTAATTGAGATCCCCTTTGAACCTAATTTGGACTTGTGGGATTTGTTACATGGTGACAATGAAGTACAATTCCAAAATGTGGACACCCAAATGTCTAACAATGACAAGAAGGATGATAATACTAGTAAAGAAGTTGGTGAAAGTTGGTGGTGGTTAGTATACTTGGAAAATGAACTTGGACTTGATCATCTAAGTGATGGATCTACACAACTACAATCTACCAATGTTACTTCAAAAAATGACCTATTTTCTTATAATTCTAGTTAA
- the LOC130809978 gene encoding DNA mismatch repair protein MLH1 isoform X2 yields MENIHSIDEPIPIEEDEVTEMQEEFNSTPTIKEPPKIYRLQESVINRIAAGEVIQRPVSAVKELIENSLDAHSSSINVVVKDGGLKLIQVSDDGHGIRFEDLPILCERHTTSKLSKFEDLQTIKSMGFRGEALASMTYVGHVTVTTITPGQLHGYRVSYKDGVMENEPKPCAAVKGTQIMIENLFYNMSARRKTLQNSNDDYPKMVDVLSRFAIHHISVGFSCRKHGAARADVQSVPTSSRIDAIRSVYGVSVSRNLINIEVTDDDPSRSVFSMKGFISNSNYVAKKITMVLFINDRLVECSTLKRAIEIVYAATYPRASKPFVYMSITLPPEHVDVNIHPTKREVSLLNQETIIEKIQAEVEQQLTNANDTRIFEEQVKMSSPSAPKVASKDSQSGPSTSGGSIAALKSQKVPVRKMVRTDASDPAGRLHAYMQVKPSTQLDRNASLNSIRSSIRQRRNPKESADLTSIQELMDEIDNNSHPGLLEIVRGCTYVGMADNVLALLQYKTHLYLANVVSLSKELMYQQVLRRFAHFNAIQLSDPASLPELIMLALKEEDMYVDGSENDDLKKKIAEMNTELLKRKAEMLEEYFCIYIDGLGNLSRLPVILDQYTPDMDRVPEFVLCLGNDVDWENEKSCFQTIAAALANFYAMHPPILPNPSGDGIQHYRKKPSVVSLGEDLNTSGTNGAGEDEIEHELLAEAETAWAQREWSVQHILFPAMRLFLKPSNSMAKNGTFVQVASLEKLYRIFERC; encoded by the exons ATGGAAAACATACACTCCATTGATGAACCTATACctattgaagaagatgaagttacagaaatgcagGAAGAATTCAATTCTACTCCAACAATTAAAGAACCCCCAAAAATCTACCGATTACAAGAATCAGTCATTAATCGAATTGCAGCCGGCGAAGTAATTCAACGACCAGTTTCTGCCGTAAAAGAGCTCATTGAGAATAGTCTGGACGCTCATTCTTCTTCCATAAATGTCGTCGTTAAAGATGGTGGTCTTAAACTCATTCAAGTCTCTGATGACGGCCATGGAATTCGG tttgagGATTTGCCTATACTTTGTGAACGGCATACAACATCAAAATTGTCGAAATTTGAGGATTTACAGACGATTAAATCAATGGGGTTTAGAGGTGAGGCTTTAGCAAGTATGACTTATGTAGGTCATGTCACTGTCACAACTATTACTCCTGGGCAATTGCATGGATATAG GGTTTCTTATAAAGACGGTGTTATGGAGAATGAACCTAAGCCTTGTGCTGCTGTCAAAGGAACTCAGATTATG ATTGAAAATCTCTTCTATAATATGAGTGCACGGAGAAAAACACTTCAGAACTCTAATGATGATTATCCAAAGATGGTTGACGTACTTAGTCGGTTTGCTATTCATCACATAAGTGTGGGATTTTCCTGTAGAAAG CATGGTGCTGCAAGAGCTGATGTTCAATCTGTTCCCACGTCTTCTAGAATTGATGCAATTAGATCTGTTTATGGTGTGTCTGTTTCTCGTAATCTGATAAATATAGAAGTCACAGATGATGATCCATCTAGATCAGTATTTAGCATGAAGGGTTTCATCTCCAATTCAAATTATGTTGCCAAGAAGATAACTATGGTGTTGTTTATTAATG ATAGGTTGGTTGAGTGCTCAACTTTGAAAAGGGCTATCGAGATTGTTTATGCTGCAACCTATCCCAGGGCATCAAAACCTTTTGTATACATGTCAATTACGTTGCCCCCTGAGCATGTTGATGTGAACATACATCCTACAAAACGTGAG GTGAGTCTTCTGAATCAGGAAACTATAATTGAAAAGATACAAGCAGAAGTGGAGCAGCAATTAACAAATGCCAATGATACAAGAATATTCGAAGAACAG GTGAAAATGTCATCCCCATCAGCTCCTAAAGTAGCAAGTAAGGATTCACAGTCTGGTCCTTCAACTTCAG GAGGTTCAATTGCAGCATTAAAGTCACAGAAAGTTCCAGTGCGAAAGATGGTTAGAACTGATGCATCGGATCCTGCAGGAAGGTTGCATGCATATATGCAAGTTAAGCCCTCTACCCAGCTGGATAGAAATGCTAGCTTGAATTCAATAAG GTCTTCTATCAGACAAAGGCGAAATCCCAAGGAAAGTGCCGATCTTACCAGCATTCAGGAGCTTATGGATGAAATTGATAATAACTCTCATCCTG GGCTGCTTGAAATTGTCAGAGGCTGCACTTATGTTGGAATGGCAGATAATGTTTTAGCATTGTTGCAGTATAAGACTCATCTTTATCTAGCAAATGTAGTAAGCTTGAG CAAAGAACTCATGTATCAACAAGTTCTACGCCGTTTTGCTCATTTTAATGCTATACAATTGAGTGACCCTGCATCACTGCCAGAGTTAATAATGTTGGCACTTAAAGAGGAGGATATGTATGTGGATGGAAGTGAAAACGATGATCTGAAGAAAAAAATCGCGGAG ATGAACACGGAGCTACTCAAGAGAAAAGCTGAAATGCTGGAAGAGTATTTCTGCATTTATATAGATGGACTTGGGAATTTGTCCAGGCTCCCTGTCATACTCGACCAGTACACACCTGACATGGATCGTGTTCCTGAATTCGTTCTTTGTCTTGGCAATGAT GTTGACTGGGAGAATGAGAAAAGTTGCTTCCAAACAATTGCGGCTGCTCTTGCGAATTTCTATGCCATGCATCCGCCTATTTTGCCAAACCCATCAGGggatggcatacaacactacaGGAAAAAACCTTCTGTAGTCTCTCTTGGTGAAGATTTGAACACATCTG GTACCAATGGGGCCGGCGAGGATGAGATCGAGCATGAATTACTTGCAGAGGCAGAGACAGCCTGGGCACAACGCGAGTGGTCTGTGCAGCACATTCTATTTCCTGCGATGAGACTCTTCCTTAAACCCTCAAATTCGATGGCTAAAAACGGGACATTTGTACAG GTGGCGTCACTGGAGAAGCTGTACAGGATATTTGAAAGATGCTAA
- the LOC130809978 gene encoding DNA mismatch repair protein MLH1 isoform X1, translated as MENIHSIDEPIPIEEDEVTEMQEEFNSTPTIKEPPKIYRLQESVINRIAAGEVIQRPVSAVKELIENSLDAHSSSINVVVKDGGLKLIQVSDDGHGIRFEDLPILCERHTTSKLSKFEDLQTIKSMGFRGEALASMTYVGHVTVTTITPGQLHGYRVSYKDGVMENEPKPCAAVKGTQIMIENLFYNMSARRKTLQNSNDDYPKMVDVLSRFAIHHISVGFSCRKHGAARADVQSVPTSSRIDAIRSVYGVSVSRNLINIEVTDDDPSRSVFSMKGFISNSNYVAKKITMVLFINDRLVECSTLKRAIEIVYAATYPRASKPFVYMSITLPPEHVDVNIHPTKREVSLLNQETIIEKIQAEVEQQLTNANDTRIFEEQQVKMSSPSAPKVASKDSQSGPSTSGGSIAALKSQKVPVRKMVRTDASDPAGRLHAYMQVKPSTQLDRNASLNSIRSSIRQRRNPKESADLTSIQELMDEIDNNSHPGLLEIVRGCTYVGMADNVLALLQYKTHLYLANVVSLSKELMYQQVLRRFAHFNAIQLSDPASLPELIMLALKEEDMYVDGSENDDLKKKIAEMNTELLKRKAEMLEEYFCIYIDGLGNLSRLPVILDQYTPDMDRVPEFVLCLGNDVDWENEKSCFQTIAAALANFYAMHPPILPNPSGDGIQHYRKKPSVVSLGEDLNTSGTNGAGEDEIEHELLAEAETAWAQREWSVQHILFPAMRLFLKPSNSMAKNGTFVQVASLEKLYRIFERC; from the exons ATGGAAAACATACACTCCATTGATGAACCTATACctattgaagaagatgaagttacagaaatgcagGAAGAATTCAATTCTACTCCAACAATTAAAGAACCCCCAAAAATCTACCGATTACAAGAATCAGTCATTAATCGAATTGCAGCCGGCGAAGTAATTCAACGACCAGTTTCTGCCGTAAAAGAGCTCATTGAGAATAGTCTGGACGCTCATTCTTCTTCCATAAATGTCGTCGTTAAAGATGGTGGTCTTAAACTCATTCAAGTCTCTGATGACGGCCATGGAATTCGG tttgagGATTTGCCTATACTTTGTGAACGGCATACAACATCAAAATTGTCGAAATTTGAGGATTTACAGACGATTAAATCAATGGGGTTTAGAGGTGAGGCTTTAGCAAGTATGACTTATGTAGGTCATGTCACTGTCACAACTATTACTCCTGGGCAATTGCATGGATATAG GGTTTCTTATAAAGACGGTGTTATGGAGAATGAACCTAAGCCTTGTGCTGCTGTCAAAGGAACTCAGATTATG ATTGAAAATCTCTTCTATAATATGAGTGCACGGAGAAAAACACTTCAGAACTCTAATGATGATTATCCAAAGATGGTTGACGTACTTAGTCGGTTTGCTATTCATCACATAAGTGTGGGATTTTCCTGTAGAAAG CATGGTGCTGCAAGAGCTGATGTTCAATCTGTTCCCACGTCTTCTAGAATTGATGCAATTAGATCTGTTTATGGTGTGTCTGTTTCTCGTAATCTGATAAATATAGAAGTCACAGATGATGATCCATCTAGATCAGTATTTAGCATGAAGGGTTTCATCTCCAATTCAAATTATGTTGCCAAGAAGATAACTATGGTGTTGTTTATTAATG ATAGGTTGGTTGAGTGCTCAACTTTGAAAAGGGCTATCGAGATTGTTTATGCTGCAACCTATCCCAGGGCATCAAAACCTTTTGTATACATGTCAATTACGTTGCCCCCTGAGCATGTTGATGTGAACATACATCCTACAAAACGTGAG GTGAGTCTTCTGAATCAGGAAACTATAATTGAAAAGATACAAGCAGAAGTGGAGCAGCAATTAACAAATGCCAATGATACAAGAATATTCGAAGAACAG CAGGTGAAAATGTCATCCCCATCAGCTCCTAAAGTAGCAAGTAAGGATTCACAGTCTGGTCCTTCAACTTCAG GAGGTTCAATTGCAGCATTAAAGTCACAGAAAGTTCCAGTGCGAAAGATGGTTAGAACTGATGCATCGGATCCTGCAGGAAGGTTGCATGCATATATGCAAGTTAAGCCCTCTACCCAGCTGGATAGAAATGCTAGCTTGAATTCAATAAG GTCTTCTATCAGACAAAGGCGAAATCCCAAGGAAAGTGCCGATCTTACCAGCATTCAGGAGCTTATGGATGAAATTGATAATAACTCTCATCCTG GGCTGCTTGAAATTGTCAGAGGCTGCACTTATGTTGGAATGGCAGATAATGTTTTAGCATTGTTGCAGTATAAGACTCATCTTTATCTAGCAAATGTAGTAAGCTTGAG CAAAGAACTCATGTATCAACAAGTTCTACGCCGTTTTGCTCATTTTAATGCTATACAATTGAGTGACCCTGCATCACTGCCAGAGTTAATAATGTTGGCACTTAAAGAGGAGGATATGTATGTGGATGGAAGTGAAAACGATGATCTGAAGAAAAAAATCGCGGAG ATGAACACGGAGCTACTCAAGAGAAAAGCTGAAATGCTGGAAGAGTATTTCTGCATTTATATAGATGGACTTGGGAATTTGTCCAGGCTCCCTGTCATACTCGACCAGTACACACCTGACATGGATCGTGTTCCTGAATTCGTTCTTTGTCTTGGCAATGAT GTTGACTGGGAGAATGAGAAAAGTTGCTTCCAAACAATTGCGGCTGCTCTTGCGAATTTCTATGCCATGCATCCGCCTATTTTGCCAAACCCATCAGGggatggcatacaacactacaGGAAAAAACCTTCTGTAGTCTCTCTTGGTGAAGATTTGAACACATCTG GTACCAATGGGGCCGGCGAGGATGAGATCGAGCATGAATTACTTGCAGAGGCAGAGACAGCCTGGGCACAACGCGAGTGGTCTGTGCAGCACATTCTATTTCCTGCGATGAGACTCTTCCTTAAACCCTCAAATTCGATGGCTAAAAACGGGACATTTGTACAG GTGGCGTCACTGGAGAAGCTGTACAGGATATTTGAAAGATGCTAA